Genomic DNA from Neisseria lisongii:
TGGCGGCGGCCATGGCACGTTCGACGGCGGCGGTGTTGCCGGCAATCACGATTTGGCCGGGTGAGTTGAAATTGACGGCTTCGACGACTTCGTTACCGGCGGCTGCGGCGCAGATGGCTTTCACTTGTTCGTCTTCCAAGCCTAAGATGGCGGCCATTGCGCCCACGCCTTGAGGTACGGCGGACTGCATGAGTTCGGCACGCAGGCGTACGAGGCGGACGGCATCGGCAAAGTCCAGCGCTTCGGCGGCAACTAAAGCGGTGTATTCGCCCAAGCTGTGTCCGGCAACGGCGGCGGGCGCTGCACCGCCTGCTTCGAGGTAGGCACGGTAGGTGGCGATGCCGGCGGCCAGCATAATCGGCTGGGTATTGACGGTTTGGCCGATCAGGTCGGCATCATCGCCGTTAATCATGGCCCACAAGTCTTGGTTTAATACAGCGGAGGCTTCGTCAAACGTGGCTTTTACGGTGTTTTTTCCGGCAAAGCCGTTCATCATGCCG
This window encodes:
- the fabD gene encoding ACP S-malonyltransferase; protein product: MSFAFFFPGQGSQSLGMMNGFAGKNTVKATFDEASAVLNQDLWAMINGDDADLIGQTVNTQPIMLAAGIATYRAYLEAGGAAPAAVAGHSLGEYTALVAAEALDFADAVRLVRLRAELMQSAVPQGVGAMAAILGLEDEQVKAICAAAAGNEVVEAVNFNSPGQIVIAGNTAAVERAMAAAKEAGAKRALPLPVSVPSHCSLMKPAAEQLAQALADTEIRTPKIRVIHNADVAAHNDPAQIKDALVRQLYSPVRWTETVNLLVSDGLTESAECGPGKVLAGLAKRINKAAVCSALTGSEAIAAFIKTHA